Proteins encoded together in one Acidobacteriota bacterium window:
- a CDS encoding TrkA C-terminal domain-containing protein: MSAIASAAPGVREIRLGSISKWAGHRIADVPLREEFGATVLAVSRGGRSFLSPGPDFQLFPGDRVILSGQPAALDNAVEYLARIDYPDQQEDHDDFSVAEVPVSSLPAWIGHTIAALDLRARYGVTVLAVGKEHEGLDAPDPHRALSTSDRVVLAGTRDGLQRLQAGGAPPALTAE, translated from the coding sequence TTGAGCGCGATTGCCAGCGCGGCGCCGGGCGTCCGCGAAATCAGGCTGGGATCGATTTCGAAATGGGCCGGCCATCGCATCGCCGATGTTCCGCTCCGCGAGGAATTCGGCGCGACCGTGCTGGCCGTCAGCCGCGGCGGGCGCAGCTTCCTCAGTCCCGGACCCGACTTCCAGTTGTTCCCCGGCGACCGCGTCATCCTGTCCGGCCAGCCGGCCGCCCTCGATAACGCCGTTGAATACCTTGCGCGAATCGACTATCCGGACCAGCAGGAAGACCACGATGACTTCTCAGTCGCGGAAGTGCCGGTAAGCTCGCTCCCGGCATGGATCGGACACACGATCGCGGCCCTCGACCTGCGCGCGCGGTATGGGGTCACGGTGCTCGCCGTCGGCAAGGAGCATGAAGGGCTCGATGCGCCCGATCCGCATCGGGCGTTGTCAACCAGCGACCGCGTGGTCCTGGCCGGCACGCGCGACGGCCTGCAACGCCTGCAAGCCGGCGGCGCACCACCAGCGCTTACGGCCGAGTGA
- a CDS encoding nuclear transport factor 2 family protein has translation MSPVETITAAYAAFGRNDPSVLFGAMDPAISWNEAEGNPLADRNPYVGPQAIGEGVFGRLLAALDNFTAVPTTIIDGGDHVVVLGRYRGASKADGALLDAQYCHVYRFRDGKAVTFQQYTDTAQWARLTM, from the coding sequence ATGTCACCAGTTGAGACGATTACCGCGGCCTACGCCGCATTCGGCCGAAACGATCCGTCCGTCCTGTTCGGGGCCATGGATCCGGCCATTAGTTGGAACGAGGCCGAAGGCAACCCGCTCGCCGACCGCAATCCGTACGTCGGTCCGCAGGCGATTGGCGAGGGCGTCTTTGGCCGCCTGCTGGCGGCGCTCGACAACTTCACCGCCGTGCCCACGACCATCATCGATGGCGGTGATCACGTCGTGGTGCTCGGACGTTATCGCGGCGCCAGCAAGGCGGACGGCGCGTTACTCGACGCCCAATATTGTCATGTGTATCGCTTCCGCGACGGCAAGGCGGTGACATTCCAGCAGTACACCGACACCGCGCAGTGGGCGCGCCTGACGATGTAG
- a CDS encoding amidohydrolase family protein, whose product MLTPIDLTRRELLAGAGAGAAALLLQPDSSQAQPTANSTVVFINTTVVTVDQVQDDVALAVVGDRIAAIGPTDQLLKAHPRADVYDGRGKALFPGLINCHAHAAQTLGRGFNEDFGFPNSARLAVQPGSLLQGEEATLMATIGALEAIRTGTTTLVEMSSGIARHAAALAGTGLRMVLAEAVRDSENVAGPMAPEGFATSVTPRFSARLRDEGLQRINDLFGKWHGANQGRISVFPAAALAETSSPELLRAVRAFADKHDLGYTIHLSQSTAEVDFMLKHHGMRPPAYLNQHGFLGPRLFAAHCRYVDDADIALLAKSGTVISHQAGMAANRGVIPPIHLLRAAGCTIANGTDNNTNDLFEVMRIALLTERIQRRDPFPGTRPQPEDMLEDATLGGARAVNQPRTIGSLEVGKKADLLVVDTLRAHLVPSGRIVSTWIHNGQPADIESVMVDGRFVMRSRKILTVDEDSLIAEADKVGRRIWSQVKAAGPIPIPGRPR is encoded by the coding sequence ATGCTAACGCCCATCGACCTGACACGACGCGAACTGCTAGCCGGGGCCGGTGCTGGTGCCGCCGCACTCCTCCTCCAGCCGGACAGTAGCCAGGCCCAGCCCACCGCGAACTCCACCGTCGTCTTCATCAACACCACGGTCGTCACCGTGGACCAGGTCCAGGACGACGTCGCGCTGGCGGTGGTGGGCGATCGCATTGCCGCGATCGGCCCGACCGACCAACTGCTGAAGGCGCATCCGCGCGCCGACGTCTACGACGGCCGCGGCAAGGCGCTCTTTCCGGGCCTGATCAACTGCCATGCGCACGCGGCCCAGACGCTCGGCCGCGGCTTCAACGAAGACTTCGGTTTCCCCAACTCCGCGCGCCTCGCCGTCCAACCCGGCAGCCTGCTGCAGGGCGAAGAGGCGACGCTGATGGCGACGATCGGCGCCCTCGAGGCGATCCGCACCGGCACGACGACGCTCGTCGAGATGTCGAGCGGCATCGCGCGGCATGCCGCGGCGCTCGCGGGGACGGGCCTGCGCATGGTGCTGGCCGAGGCCGTGAGAGACAGCGAGAACGTGGCCGGCCCAATGGCGCCCGAGGGCTTCGCCACGAGCGTGACACCCCGGTTCTCAGCCAGGCTGCGTGATGAGGGACTGCAGCGCATCAACGACCTGTTCGGCAAGTGGCACGGCGCCAATCAGGGTCGCATCAGCGTGTTCCCCGCTGCCGCCCTCGCCGAAACGTCATCGCCCGAGTTGCTGCGGGCGGTACGCGCGTTCGCCGACAAGCACGACCTCGGCTACACCATTCACCTGTCGCAAAGCACCGCCGAAGTGGACTTCATGCTGAAGCACCACGGCATGCGCCCGCCGGCGTATTTGAATCAGCACGGCTTCCTTGGACCGCGGCTGTTTGCCGCGCACTGCCGGTACGTGGATGACGCGGACATCGCGCTGCTCGCAAAGTCGGGCACCGTGATCTCGCACCAGGCGGGCATGGCCGCCAACCGCGGCGTCATCCCGCCCATCCACCTGCTGCGGGCGGCGGGCTGCACCATTGCCAACGGCACCGACAACAACACCAACGACCTGTTCGAGGTCATGCGCATTGCCCTGCTGACCGAACGCATCCAGCGTCGCGATCCCTTCCCTGGCACCAGGCCGCAGCCCGAAGACATGCTCGAGGACGCCACCCTCGGTGGCGCGCGAGCGGTGAATCAGCCTCGGACGATCGGCTCGCTCGAGGTCGGCAAGAAGGCCGATCTCCTCGTGGTCGATACCTTGCGCGCCCACCTCGTCCCCTCGGGCCGCATCGTCTCCACGTGGATCCACAACGGCCAGCCGGCCGACATCGAGTCGGTCATGGTTGACGGGCGATTCGTGATGCGCAGCCGCAAGATCCTGACCGTGGATGAAGACAGCCTGATCGCCGAGGCCGACAAGGTCGGACGTCGAATCTGGAGCCAGGTGAAGGCCGCCGGCCCGATTCCCATTCCGGGTCGCCCGCGCTGA
- a CDS encoding Crp/Fnr family transcriptional regulator, translated as MQDQKDRDSGNVRGLLELTATPFAVAAYRPRAPIYLQGDPCDHVMYIEQGRVWLAVTARRGKEVICDLLGPGAFLGEEALVGRAERRQTAIALTATEVLVVAKGHMIQLLRTQPDLLNRLVAHLFARNARLEANLTDQLLSSSEQRLAHMLLVLASCDERRSRRCTLPDLPQAIIAEMVGTTRSRVNFFMGRFKKRGFIEEKSGVLHVNPARLRSSQPSGHDPAQRLRGGARIAQRQDVAAAPPHLVHDGRPAHF; from the coding sequence ATGCAAGATCAGAAAGACCGAGACTCGGGGAATGTGCGCGGTCTCCTCGAGTTGACGGCCACGCCTTTCGCTGTCGCCGCTTACCGCCCCCGGGCGCCCATCTACCTCCAGGGTGACCCGTGCGACCACGTGATGTACATCGAGCAGGGACGGGTGTGGCTGGCGGTGACGGCGCGCCGTGGCAAGGAGGTGATCTGCGATCTCCTGGGGCCAGGCGCGTTCCTGGGCGAGGAGGCGCTCGTCGGCCGTGCCGAGCGGCGGCAGACCGCAATCGCCTTGACCGCCACCGAGGTACTCGTCGTTGCGAAGGGGCACATGATTCAATTGCTCCGGACGCAGCCAGATCTCCTGAATCGGCTCGTCGCACACCTCTTCGCGCGCAACGCCCGTCTCGAAGCCAACCTGACCGATCAGCTCTTGAGCTCCAGCGAGCAGCGGCTGGCGCACATGCTGCTCGTCCTGGCGAGCTGCGATGAGCGGCGCTCGCGCCGATGCACGCTACCTGACCTCCCGCAAGCCATCATCGCGGAAATGGTGGGGACCACTCGATCACGCGTGAACTTCTTCATGGGCCGGTTCAAGAAGCGCGGCTTCATTGAAGAGAAGAGCGGCGTCCTCCACGTCAACCCGGCGCGTCTGCGGTCTTCTCAGCCTTCCGGCCATGACCCCGCGCAGCGCCTCCGCGGAGGCGCGCGGATAGCCCAGCGTCAGGATGTAGCTGCCGCGCCGCCCCACCTCGTCCATGACGGGCGCCCTGCGCACTTTTGA
- a CDS encoding ring-cleaving dioxygenase: MDLSGIHHLTAISAAIRENRRFYTQTLGMRLVKRSVNQDDVSAYHLFYADGQGSPGTDITFFDWPAPPERRGARSITLTCLRVNGADTLTWWAGRFTELGVKQRPIAERDGRLTLAFEDPEGQRLALVDDGGAGDPPVVWDRSPVPADRQIRGLGPIVMSVPTLYPTDGLLTRVMNMRPVRDYPHPDTPGSPVHVFEMGAGGPHAELHVAVQPDLPAAQQGAGGVHHVAFRTIDANYDAWAERLNEFRIPNSGKVDRFWFRSLYVREPNGVLFEIATDGPGFGVDEDHATLGEKVVLPPFLEPQRRQIVANLKGLD; encoded by the coding sequence ATGGACCTCTCAGGCATTCACCACCTCACCGCGATTTCCGCCGCCATCCGCGAAAACCGGCGCTTTTATACCCAGACTCTGGGCATGCGCCTGGTCAAGCGGTCGGTCAACCAGGACGACGTCAGCGCGTATCACCTGTTCTATGCCGACGGGCAGGGCAGTCCGGGCACCGACATCACCTTCTTCGACTGGCCGGCGCCCCCCGAGCGGCGGGGCGCGCGCAGCATCACCCTCACTTGCCTGCGGGTGAACGGCGCCGACACGCTCACGTGGTGGGCCGGACGGTTCACCGAGCTCGGCGTGAAGCAGCGGCCCATCGCCGAGCGCGACGGGCGGCTCACCCTGGCCTTCGAGGATCCGGAAGGCCAGCGGCTGGCCCTGGTGGATGACGGCGGGGCGGGGGATCCGCCGGTGGTGTGGGACCGCAGCCCCGTACCGGCCGATCGGCAGATTCGCGGGCTCGGGCCGATCGTGATGAGCGTGCCGACGCTGTATCCGACCGACGGCCTGTTGACCAGGGTGATGAACATGCGGCCCGTGCGCGACTATCCGCATCCCGATACTCCGGGATCGCCCGTGCACGTGTTCGAAATGGGCGCGGGCGGACCGCATGCGGAACTGCACGTCGCGGTGCAGCCCGACCTGCCAGCCGCGCAGCAGGGCGCCGGCGGTGTGCACCACGTCGCGTTCCGAACCATCGACGCCAATTACGACGCGTGGGCCGAGCGGCTGAACGAGTTTCGCATCCCCAACAGTGGCAAGGTCGACCGCTTCTGGTTCCGCAGCTTGTATGTGCGCGAGCCGAACGGCGTGCTGTTCGAGATTGCCACCGACGGCCCCGGCTTCGGCGTGGACGAAGACCACGCCACGCTCGGCGAGAAAGTCGTGCTGCCCCCGTTCCTCGAACCACAGCGGCGACAGATTGTCGCCAACCTGAAGGGCCTTGATTGA
- a CDS encoding DUF3817 domain-containing protein has protein sequence MNVSLGVPVSPDTPVGRFRIVAFWEGISYLLLLFVAMPLKYGLGMDMAVRVVGMAHGVLFIAYVATLALAWHHLGTRLGWIAGVLSLVPFGTFWLEARLRRDEGDADRQMS, from the coding sequence ATGAACGTGAGTCTTGGCGTCCCCGTTTCTCCTGACACACCCGTCGGCCGATTCCGCATCGTGGCCTTCTGGGAAGGCATTTCCTACCTGCTGCTGCTCTTCGTGGCGATGCCGCTGAAGTACGGGCTCGGCATGGACATGGCGGTCAGGGTGGTCGGCATGGCCCACGGGGTGCTCTTCATTGCCTATGTCGCGACACTCGCGCTCGCGTGGCACCACCTCGGGACCCGGCTTGGGTGGATTGCCGGTGTGCTGTCGTTGGTCCCCTTCGGGACGTTCTGGCTCGAGGCCAGGCTAAGACGCGACGAAGGCGACGCCGATCGGCAGATGTCCTAG
- a CDS encoding PilZ domain-containing protein: MNISAQALGGNSAQRRSVRVVTPPLWVHIADSHGRLLNVSATGALVQIQRDLSAPQVWPLVIDDDTGPVELHVRVVRSRPVSIQLPHAAWRRQEFGVAVAFTVLHDRGRALIEKLCRSKFSQFE; encoded by the coding sequence ATGAATATCTCGGCACAGGCATTGGGAGGCAATTCCGCGCAGCGGCGCAGCGTCCGCGTCGTGACGCCTCCGCTGTGGGTTCACATTGCCGACAGCCACGGCCGGCTGCTCAACGTGAGTGCCACGGGTGCGCTCGTGCAGATCCAGCGCGATCTGAGCGCCCCGCAGGTGTGGCCGCTCGTCATCGACGACGACACCGGGCCCGTGGAACTGCATGTCAGGGTCGTGCGGTCACGACCCGTGTCGATTCAGTTGCCGCATGCCGCCTGGCGGCGGCAGGAGTTCGGGGTGGCCGTCGCGTTCACGGTTCTGCACGACCGTGGCCGGGCACTGATCGAGAAGCTCTGCCGCTCCAAGTTCAGCCAGTTCGAATAG
- a CDS encoding efflux RND transporter permease subunit: MIDRIIQWSLGNRPLVLALSVIFLGVGSWIAVRMPVDVLPDLTAPTVTILVEGQGMAPTDMEALVTFPIETALNGSAGVRRVRSATAVGIAVIWVEFEWGEDIYRARQTVSERVTAVAADLPSGVDPPTLAPVSSIMGEILFVALRSDRHDDLALRTIAETQVRRRLLAVPGVSQVVATGGGERQFQVVVSPDRLTAAGVSLTEVEEALRGASRNTSAGFRVAAGQEYLIQGVGLIRSLADIEGTVVTTRDTRPIFVRDLATVRMGEALRRGEGSFNGEPAIILGIQRQPDVNTLQLTRTLEQAFDGIQATLPEGVRIERDVMRQADFIEVALANLNAALRDGTVLVVLVTIVFLANLRAAGITLVAIPLSLLAAVIAFRLAGLTINSMTLGGLAIAIGALVDDAIVDVENILRRLRENAQRAEGDRRPVLDVVYTASSEIRGSIVFATLIVMLVFLPLFFLGDVEGRLLRPLGLAYLIALFASLVVALTVTPVLASYLLPRLRSVREATEPAFAQWLKRQYARILPATIDHRVIVFAGAAVLLVLTAVALPRMGRAFLPEFNEGALVISAVTLPGTSLEASDQLGTSIERLLRDVPEVVSTARRTGRAERDEHVQGVESAEIDVKLRASERTRDEVLEHVRTRLSLVPGVNVTIGQPISHRIDHMLSGTRANVAIKVFGDDLHELRSIGDRVQAAVAGITGLVDLAVEQQTDIPTVRVQFDRAALGRFGLQSGAAAEALETALVGREVGQVMDQQVAVPLVVRYPAADAPDLDAIRQTPLLTATGGRVPIEAVAEVIVDRSPNFISRENVQRKITVTANVAGRDLGGVVADARRAVAEGVRLPPGYRIEFSGQFESSEQASSLLLWLSVGVVVAMFFMLATAFRSASLAGLIMVNLPLALIGGIAGVFASGGVLSVASIIGLIALLGIAARNGIMLVSHIEHLRRDEGVTNLRDAVTRGSVDRLVPILMTALSTGLALVPVAMGAGEPGSEIQAPMASVIIFGLASSTILNMLVVPASYYALHHRPMDNP; this comes from the coding sequence GTGATCGACCGGATCATTCAGTGGTCGCTGGGCAACCGGCCGCTGGTGCTGGCCCTGAGCGTGATCTTTCTCGGCGTGGGGAGCTGGATTGCCGTCCGCATGCCGGTGGATGTGCTGCCGGACCTGACCGCACCCACGGTGACGATCCTGGTCGAAGGCCAGGGGATGGCGCCGACCGACATGGAAGCGCTGGTGACCTTTCCGATCGAAACGGCGCTCAATGGCTCGGCCGGCGTGCGCCGGGTCCGGTCGGCAACCGCCGTCGGGATCGCGGTCATCTGGGTAGAGTTCGAGTGGGGCGAGGACATCTATCGGGCCCGCCAGACCGTCAGCGAACGCGTCACGGCGGTCGCGGCCGACCTGCCCTCGGGCGTCGACCCTCCGACCCTCGCGCCGGTGTCGTCGATCATGGGCGAGATCCTGTTTGTCGCACTGCGCTCGGACCGTCACGACGATCTGGCGCTGCGCACCATTGCCGAAACGCAGGTGCGGCGGCGATTGCTCGCCGTGCCGGGCGTCTCCCAGGTCGTGGCGACCGGCGGCGGCGAGCGGCAGTTCCAGGTGGTCGTTTCGCCCGATCGCCTGACCGCCGCCGGCGTGTCACTGACCGAGGTGGAAGAGGCGTTGCGTGGCGCCAGCCGCAACACCTCGGCCGGATTCCGGGTCGCCGCCGGGCAGGAGTACCTGATTCAGGGCGTTGGCCTGATCCGCTCCCTGGCCGACATCGAGGGCACAGTAGTGACCACTCGCGACACGCGGCCGATCTTCGTTCGCGACCTGGCGACCGTGCGCATGGGCGAGGCGCTCAGGCGCGGCGAAGGCTCCTTCAACGGCGAGCCGGCCATCATCCTCGGTATCCAGCGGCAGCCTGACGTGAACACGCTGCAGCTGACGCGAACCCTCGAGCAGGCCTTCGACGGCATCCAGGCGACGCTGCCGGAGGGCGTGCGCATCGAGCGGGACGTCATGCGCCAGGCCGACTTCATCGAGGTGGCCCTCGCGAACCTCAACGCCGCGCTTCGCGACGGCACCGTGCTGGTCGTGCTCGTCACGATCGTGTTCCTGGCCAACCTGCGGGCGGCGGGCATCACGCTGGTCGCGATTCCCCTGTCGCTGCTGGCCGCCGTGATTGCCTTCCGGCTGGCCGGCCTGACCATCAACAGCATGACCCTGGGCGGCCTGGCCATCGCCATTGGCGCCCTGGTGGACGATGCGATCGTGGACGTGGAGAACATTCTGCGGCGGTTGCGCGAGAACGCCCAGCGGGCCGAGGGCGACCGCCGGCCCGTCCTCGATGTGGTCTACACCGCCAGCAGCGAGATCCGCGGATCGATCGTGTTCGCCACGCTGATCGTGATGCTGGTGTTCCTGCCGTTGTTCTTTCTCGGCGATGTCGAAGGGCGCCTGCTCCGTCCACTCGGCCTGGCGTACCTGATCGCGCTGTTTGCCTCGCTGGTCGTCGCGCTCACGGTGACGCCGGTGCTGGCGTCGTACCTGCTGCCGCGCTTGCGGTCGGTCCGCGAGGCGACCGAGCCCGCGTTCGCGCAGTGGCTCAAGCGCCAATACGCGCGCATCCTGCCCGCCACGATCGATCACCGCGTCATCGTGTTCGCGGGCGCCGCCGTACTCCTGGTGCTGACGGCGGTCGCTCTGCCCCGGATGGGCCGCGCCTTCCTGCCCGAGTTCAACGAGGGCGCGCTCGTGATCAGCGCCGTGACGCTGCCGGGCACGAGCCTGGAGGCATCTGACCAGTTGGGCACATCAATCGAGCGGCTGCTCAGGGACGTGCCGGAAGTCGTCAGCACGGCCCGGCGCACCGGCCGGGCCGAGCGGGACGAGCACGTGCAGGGGGTCGAGTCGGCCGAGATCGACGTGAAGCTGCGGGCCAGCGAGCGGACCCGCGACGAGGTGCTCGAGCACGTTCGCACGCGCCTCTCGTTGGTGCCGGGTGTCAACGTGACGATTGGCCAGCCGATTTCTCACCGCATTGACCACATGCTCTCCGGCACGCGCGCGAACGTGGCGATCAAGGTGTTCGGCGATGACCTCCACGAGTTGCGGAGCATCGGCGACCGCGTGCAGGCCGCCGTGGCTGGCATCACCGGCCTCGTCGACCTCGCCGTGGAACAACAGACCGACATTCCCACCGTGCGAGTGCAGTTCGACCGGGCTGCGCTCGGACGCTTCGGCCTGCAGTCGGGCGCGGCGGCCGAGGCGCTCGAGACCGCCCTGGTGGGGCGCGAAGTGGGACAGGTCATGGATCAGCAGGTCGCCGTACCGTTGGTGGTCCGCTACCCGGCGGCTGACGCGCCGGATCTCGACGCCATTCGCCAGACGCCGCTACTCACGGCCACTGGCGGCCGGGTGCCCATTGAGGCGGTGGCCGAGGTCATTGTCGACCGGAGCCCGAACTTCATCAGCCGCGAGAACGTGCAGCGCAAGATCACCGTGACGGCCAACGTCGCTGGTCGAGACCTCGGCGGCGTCGTCGCGGATGCCCGCCGGGCGGTCGCCGAAGGCGTGAGGTTGCCGCCGGGCTACCGCATCGAGTTCAGCGGGCAGTTCGAGAGCAGTGAACAGGCGTCGTCGCTGCTGCTGTGGCTCAGCGTCGGCGTCGTGGTCGCGATGTTCTTCATGCTCGCGACCGCCTTTCGATCGGCGTCGCTGGCCGGCCTGATCATGGTCAACCTGCCGCTGGCGCTGATCGGCGGGATCGCGGGTGTCTTTGCCTCGGGCGGGGTCCTCTCGGTCGCGTCGATCATCGGGCTGATCGCCCTCCTGGGCATTGCCGCGCGCAACGGCATCATGCTGGTGTCGCACATCGAGCACCTGCGGCGCGACGAGGGTGTCACCAATCTGCGCGACGCCGTGACGCGGGGTTCGGTCGATCGCCTGGTGCCGATCCTGATGACCGCGTTGTCGACGGGCCTGGCGCTCGTGCCCGTGGCGATGGGCGCGGGCGAGCCGGGGAGCGAGATCCAGGCGCCAATGGCCAGCGTCATCATTTTCGGGCTGGCTTCGTCCACCATCCTGAACATGCTGGTCGTGCCCGCGTCGTATTACGCGTTGCACCACCGTCCGATGGACAACCCTTGA
- a CDS encoding TolC family protein has protein sequence MRLAIRLCAGALLSCFAVSASAQVRGPADPVSILTEDQAIERLLAQDPVVRALRTRVDEVRAAFIDRARWPNPSVSFNRESVADASDTFYLGRQEIPVSGRLGLLRDAGQLAGESADAEVRFAVAERVSQLRHAFAALLLAQEQEAALRQAVTELARLGDVLRAREEAGEGSTYDRMRGARALAELQHELASAGIERVRARGALATYVAAGAQPDRLVAAGELQAETPLPPAETLVEQALAARLDHRARQLTSTQFDAERRAAERLRIPVPTFSAGLKRSGTDGLLHNGYQFSVDLGVPLFNRGDGAIVHAQAQADRARAEAEALRLQIETDVRTAHTSVALRRAQTEAYRRSVADTAEPLVATARVAYEEGELGILELLDATRQAIDARLRSLEASALARRAAVELDRAIGRER, from the coding sequence ATGCGTCTTGCGATCCGCCTGTGTGCGGGAGCGCTCCTGTCGTGCTTCGCCGTCTCGGCATCGGCCCAGGTGCGGGGTCCGGCCGATCCGGTATCGATACTGACCGAAGACCAGGCCATCGAACGCCTGCTGGCGCAGGACCCCGTGGTGCGCGCGCTGCGAACCCGTGTCGACGAAGTCCGCGCCGCGTTCATCGATCGCGCGCGGTGGCCGAACCCCAGCGTCTCGTTCAACCGGGAAAGCGTGGCCGATGCGTCGGACACCTTCTACCTCGGCCGCCAGGAAATTCCCGTGTCGGGTCGGCTGGGACTGCTGCGCGACGCTGGCCAGCTCGCCGGAGAAAGCGCCGATGCCGAGGTCCGATTCGCGGTCGCCGAGCGCGTGTCGCAACTCCGCCACGCCTTCGCGGCCCTGCTCCTGGCGCAGGAGCAGGAGGCCGCGCTGCGGCAGGCGGTGACCGAACTCGCGCGCCTCGGAGACGTGCTCCGCGCGCGTGAAGAGGCCGGGGAAGGCTCGACCTACGACCGTATGCGCGGTGCCCGTGCCCTGGCAGAGCTCCAACACGAACTTGCGTCGGCAGGCATCGAGCGGGTCCGCGCTCGGGGCGCGCTCGCTACCTACGTGGCAGCCGGCGCACAGCCCGATCGGCTGGTCGCGGCGGGTGAGCTACAGGCTGAGACGCCGCTCCCCCCGGCGGAGACCTTGGTCGAACAGGCCCTGGCCGCACGCCTTGACCATCGCGCGCGTCAGTTGACGTCCACGCAGTTCGACGCCGAACGGCGCGCCGCCGAGCGCCTGCGCATCCCGGTGCCGACGTTCAGTGCCGGGCTCAAGCGTTCCGGCACGGACGGGTTGCTGCACAACGGTTACCAGTTCTCGGTCGACCTCGGCGTGCCGCTGTTCAACCGCGGGGATGGCGCCATCGTCCACGCTCAGGCCCAGGCGGACCGTGCTCGCGCCGAGGCCGAAGCATTGCGCCTTCAGATCGAGACCGACGTCCGCACGGCCCATACCTCCGTCGCGTTGCGACGGGCACAGACCGAGGCGTACCGCCGGTCGGTGGCCGACACCGCGGAGCCACTGGTGGCCACCGCGCGCGTCGCCTACGAGGAAGGCGAGCTCGGCATCCTGGAACTGCTCGATGCGACGCGACAGGCGATTGACGCCCGCCTGCGTTCGCTGGAGGCCTCCGCGCTCGCGCGCCGCGCGGCCGTCGAGCTCGACCGCGCCATCGGGAGAGAAAGGTAG
- a CDS encoding efflux RND transporter periplasmic adaptor subunit has product MSYRVVLALSVTAALGALAGCRSTPPPVPPPEEPAAIAVTVWSPRSELFMEYPPLVAGAQARFAIHLTNLDDFSPLREGRVVVRFEGETITRFEVDGPSTPGIFGIDVTVPAARHYQMAVEVHAPGLADEHRVGAVTVHPTAEAALAAIEESEEGATAFLKEQQWTLDFATMRIDDTARREVIVVPATIEPRTGGSADVRATAAGRIASGGNRAAGSRVGRGETLAELVVRNDRVGEGPVLRLELSSAQAELRLAEQNLSRIDKLVTAGAVPTRRLDEARVARDTASARMKIAEEQLRHLEISRSGQGAGEAGERVALRAPIAGIIAESFATAGATVESGELLYRIVSLDRVHVVGAVPEQHLSRVQDAVEAEVVVPGLDPLRASRRVSVGRVVDRQARSVPIIFALDNPPAAVAIGQAVSLRLIGAGAAGGVTIPAAAVVDDAGQPIVFVQAGGESFERRPIRLGTAREGGYVQVVGLDAGERIVTRGAHLVRLAALSPQTPGHGHVH; this is encoded by the coding sequence ATGTCTTACAGAGTCGTCCTCGCCCTGAGTGTCACGGCGGCGCTCGGCGCGCTTGCCGGCTGCCGATCAACGCCGCCGCCGGTGCCACCGCCTGAAGAGCCCGCGGCGATTGCCGTGACGGTGTGGTCGCCGCGTAGCGAACTCTTCATGGAGTACCCACCCCTGGTGGCTGGCGCGCAAGCGCGGTTCGCCATTCACCTGACCAATCTCGATGACTTTTCGCCGCTCCGCGAGGGGCGCGTCGTGGTCCGGTTCGAGGGTGAGACCATCACGCGCTTCGAGGTCGATGGCCCGTCGACGCCAGGTATTTTCGGGATCGATGTGACCGTGCCCGCCGCGCGCCACTACCAGATGGCCGTCGAGGTCCACGCACCAGGACTGGCCGATGAGCACCGCGTCGGTGCGGTCACGGTGCACCCGACTGCCGAGGCCGCACTGGCCGCAATCGAGGAAAGTGAAGAGGGTGCCACCGCGTTCCTCAAGGAGCAGCAGTGGACGCTCGACTTCGCGACCATGCGTATCGACGACACCGCCCGCCGCGAAGTGATCGTCGTCCCCGCCACCATCGAGCCGCGCACCGGCGGCAGCGCCGACGTGCGGGCCACGGCGGCCGGACGCATCGCCAGCGGCGGCAACCGTGCCGCCGGCAGCCGGGTCGGCCGCGGCGAGACGCTCGCGGAACTGGTGGTCCGGAACGATCGCGTCGGCGAGGGCCCGGTACTGCGCCTTGAACTATCGAGCGCCCAGGCCGAACTGCGCCTGGCCGAGCAGAACCTGTCGCGCATTGACAAGCTGGTGACGGCTGGCGCGGTCCCGACCCGCCGCCTCGACGAAGCGCGTGTGGCCCGGGACACCGCGTCGGCACGGATGAAGATTGCCGAAGAACAACTCCGGCACCTGGAGATCAGCCGCAGTGGCCAGGGTGCCGGCGAAGCGGGCGAGCGCGTGGCGTTGCGGGCGCCGATTGCGGGCATCATCGCCGAGTCGTTCGCGACGGCCGGCGCCACCGTCGAGTCCGGTGAGCTCCTCTACCGCATCGTCTCACTGGACCGCGTGCACGTGGTGGGCGCCGTGCCCGAACAGCACCTGTCACGGGTGCAGGACGCGGTCGAGGCGGAAGTCGTGGTGCCGGGCCTCGACCCGCTTCGGGCCAGCCGCCGTGTGTCGGTCGGCCGGGTCGTCGATCGGCAGGCACGATCGGTGCCCATCATCTTCGCGCTCGACAATCCGCCGGCGGCCGTCGCCATTGGCCAGGCCGTGTCGTTGCGGCTGATTGGCGCCGGCGCCGCCGGGGGCGTAACCATTCCTGCCGCCGCGGTCGTGGACGATGCGGGCCAGCCGATCGTGTTTGTGCAGGCGGGCGGCGAGAGCTTCGAGCGGCGGCCGATTCGCCTGGGCACGGCCCGTGAAGGCGGCTACGTGCAGGTCGTCGGCCTCGACGCCGGTGAGCGGATCGTGACGCGCGGGGCGCACCTCGTACGGCTCGCGGCCCTCTCGCCGCAAACACCGGGGCACGGCCATGTGCACTGA